From a single Onychomys torridus chromosome 9, mOncTor1.1, whole genome shotgun sequence genomic region:
- the Ppp1r3e gene encoding protein phosphatase 1 regulatory subunit 3E: MACERPPRTDIPRNLSFIAALTERAYYRSQRPSLEEEPEEEPGEGGTRPGARSRAHVPGRGRRARSAPAGGGGGARAARSRSPDTRKRVRFADALGLELAVVRRFRPGEPPRVPRHVQVQLQRDALRHFAPCPPRTRGLQEARAALEPAREPGFAARLQAQRICLERADAGPLGVAGSARVLDLAYEKRVSVRWSADGWRSLRESPAAYAGPAPAPPRADRFSFRLPAPPVGGALLFALRYRVTGREFWDNNGGRDYALLGPEHPGGAGVAEPQGWIHFI; encoded by the exons ATGGCCTGCGAGCGGCCTCCGCGCACCGACATCCCTCGCAACCTGAGCTTTATAGCAGCCTTGACCGAGCGCGCCTACTACCGCAGCCAGCGGCCCAGCCTCGAGGAGGAGCCGGAGGAGGAGCCGGGGGAGGGCGGGACCCGGCCCGGTGCCCGCTCGCGGGCTCACGTTCCCGGTCGGGGGCGTAGGGCCCGCTCTGCGCCCGCAGGTGGCGGCGGCGGGGCACGGGCAGCCCGCAGCCGCAGCCCTGACACTCGCAAGAGAGTGCGTTTCGCCGACGcgctggggctggagctggccGTAGTCCGCCGCTTCCGCCCGGGGGAACCGCCCCGGGTGCCCCGCCACGTGCAGGTGCAACTGCAGAGGGACGCCCTGCGCCACTTCGCGCCGTGCCCGCCGCGCACCCGCGGCCTCCAG GAGGCGCGCGCCGCCCTGGAGCCCGCCCGCGAGCCCGGCTTCGCCGCCCGGCTGCAGGCGCAGCGCATCTGCCTGGAGCGCGCCGACGCGGGTCCTCTGGGCGTGGCCGGGAGCGCGCGCGTGCTGGACCTGGCCTACGAGAAGCGCGTGAGCGTGCGCTGGAGTGCGGACGGCTGGCGCAGCCTGCGGGAGTCGCCTGCCGCCTACGCCGGCCCGGCCCCGGCCCCACCGCGGGCTGACCGCTTCTCCTTCCGCCTGCCGGCGCCTCCGGTCGGCGGCGCGCTGCTTTTCGCCCTCCGCTACCGTGTGACCGGCCGCGAGTTCTGGGACAACAACGGCGGCCGTGACTACGCGCTACTTGGGCCCGAGCACCCGGGTGGTGCCGGAGTCGCGGAGCCCCAGGGCTGGATCCATTTTATTTGA